The Lactuca sativa cultivar Salinas chromosome 2, Lsat_Salinas_v11, whole genome shotgun sequence genome includes a window with the following:
- the LOC111888931 gene encoding protein TPX2-like, with translation MAKIPKFKARPVNKKILEAPTLPAMKRSTPQVLNSKNFVCRQWKEPIRMQKLQLLCKMNQPHRNGTHILLHLRHHH, from the exons ATGGCCaaaatcccaaaattcaaggctcgTCCAGTCAACAAAAAG ATACTCGAAGCTCCAACATTACCCGCAATGAAAAGAAGCACACCTCAGGTTCTGAATTCCAAGAATTTCGTTTGCAGACAATGGAAAGAGCCAATCAGAATGCAGAAACTTCAACTGTTGTGTAAAATGAATCAACCCCATAG AAATGGAACCCATATCTTACTACACCTAAGACACCACCACTAA